The region AATTTGTGCTTACTAACTCACGAACAGTGAGCCGCTGCTTATTCATTACACTGTTATGTTGGGACAATGCCCGAAACCACAGACTTCTTTATAAACGTGAATGCCTTGAACAACATTAAGAATGTCTGGATGCCAAGGATTTAGGAAAGTCTGGCTGACTCTGACTTGTGTCTGAATACATACCAGCTGAGTGTGTGGCAGTGGAGATGGGACTGCAGAGGGCTTTGGCTTCACTGGAGGCATCGGAGGCTTTGGCTTCATGATCTTAGAGAGCAGATGTTCATATTTCAAATAAGTGGCAATGGCAACAACAGATACATGTATGAATGCAAATATTTGAAAACTGTGGGTAAAGTGACTTGTAATGGCACATACCGATTTTGTTGCAAGTGGTGGCAGAGGTCTGGATGGGGGTAGTGGCTTAGCCTGATAAAaagaagaaaccaaaaaaacattagCACAACAATTAATACATCAtttaacaaagcaaacaaatagTGTcgaaagaaaatagaaatattgcCATTTTGTGTATGCAATTTTACCTCAGTATAGATTGGTTTGCTTGAAACATTTGTTGGCTGCATGAATGGCCTTACAacctaaataaaaaagatttatttagtGGTTGAAAACCAACTGACACCTGAAAAATAAGGCCAATTCTACATATAAATAATTCtacatttaaataaagacaaaacagtAGAATTGATTACCTGTTGACTCTTTGATGGCTGAGGTACAGCTGGCACTTTCTTTGGTGGCTGTAAGggacaaaaagagagatgagTGAAAGCAAAAACTTGATtagtttgtttctttaaaaccaGAACTATTACTGCAGTTTACAGTTGCCACAAATGGAAATATCATGTCTAATGTggatgaaaagataaaaagttaacacacacagaatgagtGTTAGTGTATCACTACTCTGTGGCGCTGAGGCTGTTGGATCAAAAATGGAAGCTCACCTCTGGAGCTGCTCTGCTGGGCGTCGGTGCTCCAGTATGTGGTCTGGCAGTAGCAGAGAACAGAGGTTTACAGGCTTGAGTGGCCGAAGACTCCACAAATGTAGGCTGGCTGATGAGTGTGGTCCCAAGACGAGGGCTGCCCCGAGTACTGCTTGACCGAAACAATGGGTTGGATTGTCCTGAGGTAGACTGGAAGCATCTGTAAATGTATACACACAGAAGCTAAAGTTAAATACGGACAAGATCAAAACAAAGTCTCTCTAGCTTCATCTTCATACAGTAGCGATCTAACAGAGAGTGAAAGGAAGGAATAATGTCTTTCTGTACCTTTTTACAGGTTGCCTTTTTCTGATGCAGCACATCAAAGTCCCAATAACCAGGGCCAACAGCAGAAGAAAGCCAGCCGCCAGTGACACAATAAACACCCCATTTgcctctgtacacacacacacaaacacacacacatacaaacaaacaaacatattaatagagacaatattgttttattgccCTAGGATGAGCATGTAATAGCATATGTCACCTGCTCAGGCAACTGTAACATCATTACTGCATTTGTACAGACTAACAGGGGAATTCCATCacatcactgtctgtgtgtccattAGAAATCTATTCCGAATGCTGAATCTTGATGAAAAACAGAGCATtggagaaacagacacaaacagtcatgTGTAAAGCATGGTCATTAAAAGGTCAAGCATACAAAGAATGACATACATCAGTGACTGTCAGTGCTTACATGTGCATGTGAGGACAGACAAGCATAACATGAACAATACCTCCAGGCAGCTCTGATTGCTTCACATCGCAGAAAGGGGTGGCCCAGCCAGGGTCGCAGTGACACTTACTCTCGTGGTTGCAAACCTGTCAGAGATCACGCAGTCAGTTATGCTGGCTCATGGCTATACAGTGCTCCAAAGTGTTGTGAGGTTAACATATTTTTTACCCCGTGGTTGTTGCATTTGGCAGAGCAGTCATCTGTTCCGTACACTTTTATGCTTTTGATGTCTTGACACCGTTGATTGTAGCATACCTGAAAGACACAAATGACATCGTGaggacactgacacagacagtTCACAGATCAGTAGTCCATGGAGGTTTTTTGTTCATGGTCAGTTTTCTTACCATGTTGTGGCCACACTTGGTGCCAGTAGGTACCATGCCCATATCTGCAGGGTAGTTATCTTCAGGGTTCATAGTTGCTTCATTGCATATCTCTCCCTTTCCTACTCTGTAAAAGGATTTCTTGGATGTCACTGGAAACTCCCAGCCTCCGAAGCAGAAAAGTGTCCCACAGGATTGTTCTCTGTAACCAAAAACCACAAACCAATAATCCCAAAAACCAACAACACCACACTGTTAATATGCACCACTATAGTGCTGGTTTGGCTTTTGATTACATACCTGCTCGAACATCTCTGGCTcgactgtgtttttctgcagtttcCATGCCCGTAAAAACAAGCATCTGCAGCTACTTCAGCATCTGAACAGAATcataacaaacaaaatgcagaCATAAGAGTCTTGATGTATCAGAATAAAAGTGGCTCCAAACTAAACTGTAATTCACCGCCGCTTTACCTGGTCCCCAGAGTCTCTTGCAGTGTTCCTGCCGTGAAGGACACTGTCCATTGTAGCAGTATCCTTTTCCCCGGTTGCAGGGCAGGCCATTTTGGGTGTACGCATCAGTTGGACAGGAGGCAGAGAAGCCAGTGCAGTACTCTGCCAGGTCACAATCTCCTGACCTTGATCGACAGACACTGCTTGTCGGTTTCAGCTTCAGAgtggagagacacacagatggtGATGTACCGACTACTGAAATATGTACACTCACACATAACCAGCCAGACGGCACAGCCAGACAGTGTCTAGCTATATGGTAACACATTTAGTAACAGTGTGACTTCACTCATCTAGAGAGGACATAGTGAGTATGACTTACTTGGCAGTTGTGGCAGCACTCTCCCTCTGCACACTGGGCTCCTGTGTTGAGCTTGCAGGTTGTGGCATTGCAGCAGGGATTCTTGCATTCCTATGAGGCAGACAGAGGGGTCCAGAATATTATGATTCAGCCTCAtttgtgtgctttgtttgtgtgattgtatGCATGCACGATATGTGACTGCAGCATGCACAAACCTCTACAGAGCCACAGTCACACTCCTCTCCGGGCTCCAGGAAGGCGTTTCCACACACTGGCCCTCCATAGATGCGATCAGTGGAGGGAGTATCCAGCAGACAGGTAGGGTTCACCTCCTGCAAGAAcctgttgagctgctgctgactgcagctgctgaactGCTGCGGATACACAAAGCTAGAAGAAGACATAGCAAGAGCAAGAAAAGAGAAGTTAAACATTAGCTTTACTTTGAGCGTAAGAATAGTAGATTAGAGGGAGTTTATGTGCTGGTGAGAAACTGAACTTACCCAACACTCTCAGCCATGATGCAGCCTTTTTTCGATATTGAGGAGCCACAGACACAGTTTTCGGTATCATGGGACAAGCCCAGGTTGTGACCCATCTCATGCGCAATAGTAGACGCCACTCCTATTGGGTTAGTGTTATGGTCCTGTGAGTATAGCAGACAAACATTCAGTAGAGTAAAACCGAAATTAAAatctcatgattttttttcacagagatTTTACATTGATCCATTTATTAAACAGAAAAGTATACTTGCCTCATTGACAGCTCCAGAGTTAGAGGTGCACATTGCATTGGTGTTTGCTAAGCCGACAGTGGAGCCATCAAAATCAACACCTCTGGATAATGAAGAGGTATAAGTTATTAGAAACCAGCTCTATCAGATtaacaggtttttgtttttttatttaacagtgGGAAGTTGAAATCTGCTGGATCTTACGTGATGAACTGTGCATTGTCGTGTTTGGTCCTCAGCAGCAGGCTCCGCTGCCGCCACGTGAGGAAGCGACTGAGGGTGAGCTCAGGGTTTGTGCTGACCTCTATCTGGTCTCTGTATGACCAGATATCCAGAGCGACCAGCATCACACGAACACCCAGGGGGCGATACAGCTGAAACGGAGCAGCATGTGGTCACAAagtgaaaaggggaaaaactGAATGAGTTATAAGGTAATTAGGTCATAACAGTATTTTTGAATGTGAGGGAGTTTAACTGGTAATGCTACAAATAACAGATGCTGTCACAGGAAGTCACAGTTGCGTCTATTGCTGCCATTCATGTTGGCCCTGCTCTTTCAGAGTAATCAAAGACGATTCTGTGATACGTGTGAAAATGTTCAATATAGGTGTGAAGATTCACAGTTAAAGTTTGATTTTCACAGTGAGAAAacttttcattccttttatTGGTCAAATTCCAATCGGTAAAGGACAAATATTATCAGGAGAGATTTCTTGCATTAAATCCACAGTGAAAGTGAAGCCTGATAAAGTGCTAGACAGCTGACTGTGCTGCATTGTGAGAAAGTCTGATATGCAGCCAATGAAAATAAGCTAAATTACTAAATCACTGGTAAAATAGGTGGAATGCTTCATTAATTCCACAGGAGAAAATTACATGAAATTACACAATTAAGCTTTTACGATAATTTAAAGTTTAGACTGCTCTTATTTTCTCCCAAGGTTAGAGGATTTTTCGCTGTGTAAAAATATAACAGCGTTAAATTATTTAGATAGACTTATTAACTGATAGACTAACAGAGAAACATACCTTGTCCACATGATTTGCTATTTCAAGCAGTCTGGTCTCTATTGTCTTCTTGCCATCAAACTTCTTGTACtaaaaaaaacgttttttaaATTAGCAATAAAATCAACAGTGtctcagaaataaaacaaaatctttcCAAAAGTTTTATTATAGAAAAGGAAATATAGGAAATCAAACCTCAGAGTGGTCGACCACCAGAACCAGCTCCACTGTCCTGTGTTTTACTGAACGGTCTTTGGTCTGGGCTCTGCTTTTCTGAATATCACAAAAGGTGTAAGatattaacaatattaattgtgtgtgtgtatgtgtgtgcatacatatgTGTCTGTTAGACCCAAGTATTGTTTTGAGGATGTTTAATACAGCTCAACAATTGACTATGAGTTTTGGTGTTTGATGGTCTACAGTAGTGCTGAAACAAAATCAATATTACAATGGTCCtgcatctattaaaatatgcaaattgaTATTTGCATGTTGAAGCTAATTGTCACTTGTCCAGTTACAATTtctaaatatattataaatgaaCTATCGTCTCTCTTCCTCGTTTTCTTGGTGTCTACTTTCTACTCTGCACCCCTGTTTTCATTCCCTTTGTTTTACctgaatatgttttattgaaattaaTGCCAGTGTTAAGTTCAATAACAACTTTTGaattttcaaatgattttcaTAATCTTCATGATCATCATGTTGCtagattttaaaaacatcaaggggaaagtgtttggtttttttttaaccgtgTGTCATGATAAGTTACGGCGCTTTTGTGAACAGTAGTATTTTACTGCatcttacttacttactttcttACTGCAGCACAAATGTATAATATTAGATGTCAGCAGATGTCTCAGTCCAGAAATATCAGCTGTAGGTTTCAAACCCtggtgtatatgtgtatgtgtccaCTCTGTGTGTCTTTACCAGACTGCTGAGCTGGAACAGTCCAGACGGACGAGCTCCATGATCATAGAAAGTGGTTGTGTTTCCATGGGAACAggagctcctcttcctcctcaggtgtttgtagttgtaaacaGCATGAAGACCCTCCCCACTGTGAGCTTCCGAGCTCTGTCTGTCATCCTGCGCTCCCCCATCGGCACCGGCCAGAGGTTCAATAAGGTAGATCTGGCCCTGGAGACGCACAAACCCCCTGCAGTGCAAAAGAGGAAGTTCAGAGTGGACAGAGGCAAACACCTCATCTTTTTCTTCAGCAGATCTAACTCACAAACGGATCACAGTTGAACTAATCATAAGACAGCCTTTGTTCGTCATATTTTCAATTCCCACACCCTTTGAAGCTAACAGGTCTTTTCTTGCAAACAGAAGGGAGCTTAAAGAAGCCTGCATGACTCAGTTACAGGTTTTCAGCACTGCATGCAGTCTTAATGGTCAGTGTGATGGACGAAAGGGATGCTGAAGGACTGATCCTCTCTTTGGACTGGGCACTCTGGTCATGAGTCACAGCAGGAGACTTACAGTCCCAAAGCATCATGGGTTTAATTCAATTTGGCACTGTATTTAGGGAAACAATATTCTTTTTTGTAATTAGAGTTACAGGATGAAATAAATTTGCATCCAGCATTACTCACTTTATTCCAGAGCACAGTCCCACGCTGGCAGATGAGTCTTCCACTCCCACAATGTGTCCATGGTAGTAGCAGTGAACCTGAACAGACGTCCATCATTTGTCAGAGAATCAAAAGAGATTTTTCACACTCACTCTTTGCTTTTCCTTAATCGGCCAAGTATCTCAAGCACGGTGTAGAACTGTGATCTGATCAGAAGAATATGTATTTAACTGTATGTGGGTGTCTTTGTCAGAGGGAATGACAGTCATGACCTCATATTTCAATTCCTCTTCAATGTAAGACTCAAGAATTGCAGTGTGTGGTGTCAACTCTCATAATGAGGAACTTTATAGTTGAGAAACTCCAAAAAGCTGAAAGAGTCATCAGGACATCTGAAATTTTGAAATAAGAAGATGGACTGGCATGTATTgcaaaacatgatttttctcatgaagatgatgatgatgatgactggtCTTTAAGTGTTAAGTGTTTAAGTGTGAAATATTAATTGAATTGTGTGTTTGGTAATTGTGCTGTAGAGCCTTAAAAAATGTTACTGGTATGGTTACAACACTTGCTGTATTTTAGAAATACTGTAACCCTAAGACCAGCTCAAATATCAAGATCAAACTTCTCAACAGAAGATCTGCAGTTAAGAAGTGTACCCAACACAGGAAGGCAGATGCAACAAAACCAATATATTGGGGTTTTCAGTTGACACAGGATATcctgtattcattttattgaagCCTATATGCTCTATTTAGTAAGATAATTCTTTGGTACTCTACACTTTGGTACATTAGTCTAATTTCAGACTTCTGAATCACCTATGTCACTGAAATATGCAGTGATTTAAATTGAATGTATGATGTAAAACTAAGTGGCAATTCAGTCTGATGATCAGActaaatatactttatatacacacacacacactcaaaaaagtTTTCAGTAATAACGGCATCTGTTTCTGATAGACTCAACTAATACAAAGATATAGACCATTATAATGCAGGCTGATCATGAATACAGGGATTATGTTAATGTTAGTGAAATTGTAGTGAAAGAAAGATACATACCCCAAGATCTGGAGTAGTTGTAATTTGGGTGCCCTGATCAGAATAGTGTGTCACAGAAAAGTTTTTCCCAATAAGATCTCTGAAattaacagattttttaaatatcaatcATATTGTCATGTAAAGAAAGAAGCACAGTATATATAGACctgcacagtaaaaaaaaaatcttacttaTTTCTTTCCAGGTGCAGAGTGTAGTTTTGCCCTGCAATCGTCAAAGAGTACTGGAGTACATCAGGGTATgtctacacagacacacacacacacacacacacacacacacacacacacacacacacacacacacacacacacacacacacgcacgcacgcacgcacacacacagcagaagacTTTAATGCTTTTTGATTTCAAtagtttttaaataaacttgTAAAAGTGTACAGTAACATGCGTGTTACCTGATTTGTGGCTGCATCATTCGTGAGAGATGAATCCTTCAGCTTCTGAGGTATCACTGTTTGGTACTTCATCACATGAGGTAGAGTCTTTACACTGCCCGCGAGGATTCCTGCAAATAGGGACATCTCATGAGacaagaaacaaaaggaaaaaagagagacagagagaatgaaagaaagaaagaaagatagaaagaaagaaagaaagaaagagtcgTACCCCACGAGGAGaataacatcattaaaaaatatccaGTATATCGCATGTTGCTCTATCGGACGGACTCTTTCATTGTATGCTTCGCAGTCTGTGGTAAGTATGGACTCTTCCCAGCTCTCCGCCCCTCTGCCGTGTAATATCCTGAAGAATCTGACTCTGACAAGAAAATTAGTCACTGCAGAAAGTTAAACGTTGCTCCTACAAAATGAGCATTCGTCATTAGATGAAAAACGCTGTGATAATGCCTccaatgtgtaatgtgtaatgtgtaacaGCTTATGTTGCACTTTATTGAAAAAATAGTCGCACACGTTGCTATTAGTTTAAACCTATTACAGACACAACTGgaacttttttctttccacacaAGGGTTTTCACTGATTACCAATAGGTTCTAATATATTTACCCATTCGCCAATAATAAGCCACCTTTCCATAACAAATGTAAACTCGGTTTACCACATATTTTATTGGGAAGATTAATAGCGATAGACTACGGGAAACCCCCTCATTCATTAACAAAATATCCTGTACACATGGCCAAAGAGCTCTCACCAGCTGACAGCTGAAACAGCGAAGCCTCTTAGTGGCCTTTGTTGCCATCTACTGTTTTAAGTTTtcaaatattttagttttaaacagCATATGTTTGCTGCACTTCTTGTGATAGGAAAAGTAAGCAAAATCACAGCAATGAGCTAAGTAAACCTTACATATCAGTGTATGTTCATTAGTAATATCAACCAAAATTCATCAAATTAGCACAAACCAGTGTCAGTTGCTGAGTATCTGGGGTCCGGCTCTCAGACATTTGGAAATCAAGATAAACGGAGCAAACTAAAGAAAATATGGCTAATTAAGTTCGTTATAATATGTGAAGGAATAGTAGATATTTGAAAACATGCTAACCCCTAGCTACACAGCAGACATCAGATACTCACATCAAAACTTTTTTGTGGCTATCTGGACATAGCTTTCCCATGTTTCGCCTGTCTGACCGGTTGGTGGCGGCAACacaccatttttgtttttagtcgCGTTCACGTCTTATCGTTAGCGTGGGAAAACCCGGAGACAACAGGCCTTAGGCGATAATTGGaatttgtgacaaaaaaaaacaacctaattATGCCAAGAAACTGTTGGTAGAATGGCTGCAATTGCACCACCGCTGGTCgtaatatcaaaataaaacccagtATTAACACTAATACATTTAATAGGAGCTATACACGGTTTGAAACAAGTActtaacacaacaaaatacCTGGTGTGACAACACAGGGTGAACACTGCCAAGACGGAATAACAGGTGTTTTTACTATTCTTCCCATTCTGCTGACATTacgtgaatgcagcattttacAACCgccaaaaaaagagaagacGTCGTCATTCCGCGACAACTACAACCAAAACATAAAACTCCTCTGAGGCAGTTGCACTTCTTTCAGTGTAGTGAAAGCGTCTGGGAACTGTCCGctgacaggaaacatggaggagcaggagaTAAGGCAGAGTGAGCTCCCGTTCAGCTTCACCCCGCAGCTCGTCCACCTGCACAAGGACCACGAGCTGTTTGAGGTAACGTTGTGACGACGAACTGAATCCACTGACCGTTACCGGCGGCTAACCGGCTAATCCACCCACAGTAACATCAGTAACATACTGCATGTGGACGCTGTTTACAGGATGGAGACATCCACAGACACATGTACCTTCAAGATCTCTACTCCTCGGGAGCAGACGACAAACCAACGCCCAGGTATGAAAAACAAGTCTTATCCCTGATGGAGCCAGGTTTTGGCTTCGGTAATTTACTTGTTTGTGGGTTACATTGAGTTAACAAGCAGCAAACAAACTCTACACTGTAAGGATTAGTCCATAGACCATTTTGATAATAGATTATCAGGTTACTGTTTGTTGACCTAttgatatatttatgttttctgtctccattAAATTCTTCTATGCATATGATTGTGGGATATAGTGGAAAATGGTTAGTCTAAAAAGGCTATTAGATAGACTTTTAGTTTGTTCAATGTCAAGCCCCACTGTAAGTGTGCTAGACATATGTGGTTGTGGCATCCCAGCATCTATAGTTTACAAGTCATCTCCATATAGGAAATACAGGAAAAATAAACTACCAAACAACAAATTGGCCCAATAAATGATAATTCCTTTGCAACTGTTGCTTTTCCCCTTTTTAACTGTAGCCCATTGTAATGTCAGTGTTGGTTGAGCTGTCACTCACTTTCCTCCATCTCTTGTGTCTTCTCAGTGTGTCAGAGTTTGCCTGTCACATCTCTGGCTGCAGTGCAGTCTTCAGTACACTGGAGGAGTACGAACACCACTACAACTCTCTGCACAGACATGTTTGCTGCTCCTGCCGTCGCTCCCTGCCAAGTGCCCGGCTCCTAGACATTCACATTCAGGAGTGGCACGACTCTCTCTTCACTATCCTTGCCCAGAGGCAAGACATGGTAAgccaaaggaaagaaaagaaatgataccCTCAAGCTATGAGGGAGATTTGTATATAAAGCCAAATATTTTGAACATTCTTTAAAGATGAACAGCTTCAATGATAAGTTTTCTCTGACACTTCACATTGTTCAGTACCAGTGTTTGGTGGAGGGGTGTGGACAGAAGTTCAGGACTAGTAAACACAGGAAGGACCATCTAATAAGAATTCACAAGTATCCACCAGACTTCAGATTTGACAAAACCAAAAAGGACAGAGGGTAAGTCTGCACCTTCCATACTttgtccactagatggcagcaaagCATCAGTATAACCATTACTCTGAAAGTTTCAGTCAGGGAGAGCCCATGTTTGTTATAATAAACAGGATATATGCCTCTGGATTTGATCTTTTTGGCATATTTCACACATATTTCTGTCAGAGTGAGATTCTCTTTGCTGCCGTTATGAAACCAATGCGTAACTCCACACTGAGACTTGtttgaaatgcttttttttggTATATTTTCTGGTCCAACAAAGTAAAATAAGAGGCTTAAAATATTTGTTaaatcattgtgtttttcttaaatacTATGTGTATATTTAGTATCATCTTATTTTTGTTAATAGAaccagagagacaaagaggccGCAGCAGAAAGACGCAGCCATGGAGGTAGTAGATGATGTGTGTGAgtctgagggtgtgtgtgaggttatGTGTGATGTGTTGTCCGACCAAACTGAGCAAGGGGAGTCCATGGAGACACACGTGTTCGAGAAAGAGGCTGCTCATATGGCAGAGCCCGCTACTGCCGGGGAGCACGCAGGTCTTCCTGCTGCAGATCACGGCAACGAGTGTGCAAGCACCGAGACTCTAAAACCTCGATACTCCTACAGGTCAGTCTTAAAATTTGTTCTGCCACAATGTCTTGTGATAAAAGAGACTaagtcagccattttttttttttttagatgtttttaggTTAACTTTGTGAATTTAAAGCAAGTTTGTAACCATTAGATATCAGTGTTCTTAAGGTAAAAACTTGAGCAATTATGTCTGTCTTAAGCAAACTGTAGGAAGGGTTATTTCTATTTTGTATGTGTAGgttaatattgtattattaaaatatatgcAAGTTGATATCTTCATGATTTTTACtacagcttttcttttcataaacaaTCTGAGATACAAAACAACACGCGTGTTCTTTTATTTCAGGGTCCCGACAACGGTGTGCTTCGGCCAAGGCTCAGTCCGAGGCTTCAGAGGACGGCGGGGaagaaggaaatgaaacaaCAGAATTGCGCCTTGTGTTTGatgtccttttttaaaatgtatgactCAATACCCTTGTCTTGTAATATATTTACTGTCACATATGTcattaacttaaaataaaatggcttttgcataaagaaaaaacatgatgtgcgtgagcattttttttttttaggtgatCAAGAATACCTTTTGTTGCTACAAGGCTCCCATCTTGTGTCTGTTGTGGTGACATCCAGCAGCTGTGTTCTACTAGCGGAAAGGTTGACTAAAATCAAAATGCATGTGTTGTTTAAAAGAATGATGCAGCGCAGCTCAAGGCTGTGCTTAAAT is a window of Seriola aureovittata isolate HTS-2021-v1 ecotype China chromosome 14, ASM2101889v1, whole genome shotgun sequence DNA encoding:
- the adam8a gene encoding disintegrin and metalloproteinase domain-containing protein 8a isoform X2; translation: MKYQTVIPQKLKDSSLTNDAATNQTYPDVLQYSLTIAGQNYTLHLERNKDLIGKNFSVTHYSDQGTQITTTPDLGVHCYYHGHIVGVEDSSASVGLCSGIKGFVRLQGQIYLIEPLAGADGGAQDDRQSSEAHSGEGLHAVYNYKHLRRKRSSCSHGNTTTFYDHGARPSGLFQLSSLKSRAQTKDRSVKHRTVELVLVVDHSEYKKFDGKKTIETRLLEIANHVDKLYRPLGVRVMLVALDIWSYRDQIEVSTNPELTLSRFLTWRQRSLLLRTKHDNAQFITGVDFDGSTVGLANTNAMCTSNSGAVNEDHNTNPIGVASTIAHEMGHNLGLSHDTENCVCGSSISKKGCIMAESVGFVYPQQFSSCSQQQLNRFLQEVNPTCLLDTPSTDRIYGGPVCGNAFLEPGEECDCGSVEECKNPCCNATTCKLNTGAQCAEGECCHNCQLKPTSSVCRSRSGDCDLAEYCTGFSASCPTDAYTQNGLPCNRGKGYCYNGQCPSRQEHCKRLWGPDAEVAADACFYGHGNCRKTQSSQRCSSREQSCGTLFCFGGWEFPVTSKKSFYRVGKGEICNEATMNPEDNYPADMGMVPTGTKCGHNMVCYNQRCQDIKSIKVYGTDDCSAKCNNHGVCNHESKCHCDPGWATPFCDVKQSELPGEANGVFIVSLAAGFLLLLALVIGTLMCCIRKRQPVKRCFQSTSGQSNPLFRSSSTRGSPRLGTTLISQPTFVESSATQACKPLFSATARPHTGAPTPSRAAPEPPKKVPAVPQPSKSQQVVRPFMQPTNVSSKPIYTEAKPLPPSRPLPPLATKSIMKPKPPMPPVKPKPSAVPSPLPHTQLLAGRVALKPPSRPR
- the adam8a gene encoding disintegrin and metalloproteinase domain-containing protein 8a isoform X1, which translates into the protein MRYTGYFLMMLFSSWGILAGSVKTLPHVMKYQTVIPQKLKDSSLTNDAATNQTYPDVLQYSLTIAGQNYTLHLERNKDLIGKNFSVTHYSDQGTQITTTPDLGVHCYYHGHIVGVEDSSASVGLCSGIKGFVRLQGQIYLIEPLAGADGGAQDDRQSSEAHSGEGLHAVYNYKHLRRKRSSCSHGNTTTFYDHGARPSGLFQLSSLKSRAQTKDRSVKHRTVELVLVVDHSEYKKFDGKKTIETRLLEIANHVDKLYRPLGVRVMLVALDIWSYRDQIEVSTNPELTLSRFLTWRQRSLLLRTKHDNAQFITGVDFDGSTVGLANTNAMCTSNSGAVNEDHNTNPIGVASTIAHEMGHNLGLSHDTENCVCGSSISKKGCIMAESVGFVYPQQFSSCSQQQLNRFLQEVNPTCLLDTPSTDRIYGGPVCGNAFLEPGEECDCGSVEECKNPCCNATTCKLNTGAQCAEGECCHNCQLKPTSSVCRSRSGDCDLAEYCTGFSASCPTDAYTQNGLPCNRGKGYCYNGQCPSRQEHCKRLWGPDAEVAADACFYGHGNCRKTQSSQRCSSREQSCGTLFCFGGWEFPVTSKKSFYRVGKGEICNEATMNPEDNYPADMGMVPTGTKCGHNMVCYNQRCQDIKSIKVYGTDDCSAKCNNHGVCNHESKCHCDPGWATPFCDVKQSELPGEANGVFIVSLAAGFLLLLALVIGTLMCCIRKRQPVKRCFQSTSGQSNPLFRSSSTRGSPRLGTTLISQPTFVESSATQACKPLFSATARPHTGAPTPSRAAPEPPKKVPAVPQPSKSQQVVRPFMQPTNVSSKPIYTEAKPLPPSRPLPPLATKSIMKPKPPMPPVKPKPSAVPSPLPHTQLLAGRVALKPPSRPR
- the znf511 gene encoding zinc finger protein 511 — its product is MEEQEIRQSELPFSFTPQLVHLHKDHELFEDGDIHRHMYLQDLYSSGADDKPTPSVSEFACHISGCSAVFSTLEEYEHHYNSLHRHVCCSCRRSLPSARLLDIHIQEWHDSLFTILAQRQDMYQCLVEGCGQKFRTSKHRKDHLIRIHKYPPDFRFDKTKKDRGTRETKRPQQKDAAMEVVDDVCESEGVCEVMCDVLSDQTEQGESMETHVFEKEAAHMAEPATAGEHAGLPAADHGNECASTETLKPRYSYRVPTTVCFGQGSVRGFRGRRGRRK